A region of Geobacillus sp. 46C-IIa DNA encodes the following proteins:
- the cymR gene encoding cysteine metabolism transcriptional regulator CymR has product MKISTKGRYGLTIMIELAKKYGDRPISLRSIAKANNLSEHYLEQLVTPLRNAGLVKSIRGAYGGYVLAEHPAKITAGDILRVLEGPLTPVEELEEEEPAKRELWIRIRDAVEEVLDSTTLEDLAKYSDGDDGAYMFYI; this is encoded by the coding sequence ATGAAAATTTCGACGAAGGGCCGTTACGGGTTGACGATTATGATCGAATTGGCCAAAAAATATGGCGACCGCCCGATTTCGCTTCGTTCGATCGCTAAGGCGAACAATTTATCTGAACATTATTTGGAACAGCTCGTCACGCCGCTGCGCAACGCCGGGCTCGTCAAAAGCATCCGCGGGGCGTATGGCGGCTACGTGCTTGCTGAGCATCCGGCGAAAATTACGGCCGGTGATATTCTTCGCGTGCTTGAAGGACCGCTTACTCCGGTCGAGGAACTTGAAGAGGAGGAGCCGGCCAAGCGCGAGCTATGGATTCGCATCCGTGACGCGGTCGAGGAAGTGCTTGACAGCACGACACTCGAGGATTTGGCGAAGTATAGCGACGGGGATGATGGGGCATATATGTTTTATATTTAA
- a CDS encoding cysteine desulfurase family protein, with protein MERIYLDHAATSPVHPDVAAGMVHWMTEQFGNPSSIHYFGRQSRRAVDEARAAVARSLGAKETEIVFTSGGTEADNFALIGTAMANRSRGSHIITTAIEHHAVLRACEYLEKQGFDVTYLPVDEQGIVSVDDVKAALRDETILVSVMFANNEIGTIQPIREIGALLRDHPAYFHTDAVQAYGLLPIDVNEYGVDLLSLSSHKINGPKGSGALYIRETVRITPLLFGGEQERKRRAGTENVPGIIGLAQAAEIAGRTREEKRKQYAAWREVMLDIFRSSGIDYVVNGSQDGLPHILNVAFPGTNVESLLVNLDLAGIAASSGSACTAGSIDPSHVLVAMCGRQSERIRSSVRFSFGLGNTNEQIERAAEETVKIVKRLTNR; from the coding sequence TTGGAACGGATTTATTTGGATCATGCTGCCACGTCGCCCGTGCATCCGGATGTGGCGGCCGGCATGGTCCATTGGATGACCGAACAGTTCGGCAACCCGTCAAGCATCCACTATTTCGGCCGACAAAGCCGCCGCGCGGTTGACGAAGCGAGGGCAGCCGTCGCCCGCAGCCTCGGAGCGAAAGAGACGGAGATCGTGTTTACAAGCGGCGGCACGGAAGCGGATAATTTTGCGCTCATCGGAACGGCGATGGCCAACCGCAGCCGCGGCAGCCATATCATTACAACCGCCATCGAGCATCACGCTGTTTTGCGCGCTTGCGAATACCTAGAAAAACAAGGGTTTGACGTGACGTATTTGCCGGTTGATGAACAAGGGATCGTGTCGGTTGATGACGTGAAAGCTGCGCTGCGCGATGAGACGATTTTAGTGTCGGTCATGTTCGCCAACAATGAAATTGGCACAATCCAGCCGATCCGTGAAATCGGCGCGCTGCTTCGCGACCACCCGGCGTATTTTCATACCGATGCCGTTCAGGCGTACGGGCTTCTCCCAATCGATGTGAATGAATATGGGGTCGACTTGCTGTCGCTCTCAAGCCATAAAATTAATGGCCCGAAAGGAAGCGGGGCGCTGTACATTCGGGAGACGGTCCGCATCACGCCGCTGCTTTTCGGCGGTGAGCAAGAACGGAAACGGCGCGCCGGCACGGAAAACGTCCCCGGCATCATCGGCTTGGCGCAGGCGGCGGAAATCGCCGGGCGGACGAGGGAGGAAAAGCGCAAACAATACGCGGCCTGGCGCGAGGTGATGCTTGACATTTTCCGCTCGTCGGGCATTGACTACGTCGTGAACGGCAGCCAAGACGGCCTGCCGCATATTTTAAACGTTGCGTTTCCGGGAACGAACGTCGAATCGCTGCTCGTGAACTTGGATTTGGCCGGCATTGCTGCCTCAAGCGGCTCGGCGTGCACAGCCGGTTCGATCGACCCGTCGCACGTGCTTGTCGCTATGTGCGGAAGGCAGTCTGAGCGCATCCGGTCGTCCGTCCGCTTCAGCTTCGGGCTCGGCAATACGAACGAGCAAATCGAGCGAGCTGCAGAAGAAACGGTAAAGATCGTCAAACGGCTCACGAACCGATGA
- a CDS encoding replication-associated recombination protein A: MRKTTEPLAVRMRPRTIDDIVGQAHIIGPGTPLYKMVKKGYVPSLLLYGEPGTGKTSLAYAIARTAGRELVAINATSSGKKEIEEAAEAARWSGHVLLFIDEIHRLNKAQQDVLLPHLESGLVTLIGATTENPFHEVNPAIRSRCGQIQQLKRLQSADLLVILKRALTDPERGVGETPVIIDEALLWRIAEAAGGDARAALSLLEAAVAAADERDGSLYIDEAIIASCTANRGFTHDKYGDTYYSLLSAFQKSVRGSDADAALHYLARLLEGGDLAAVCRRLLVIAYEDIGLANPMMGVKVQAAVAAAERIGLPEARIPLAVITVELCLSPKSNSAYKALDAALADVRAGKLGEIPDHLKDAHYQGAAVLGHGQGYLYPHDYPNGWVDQAYLPAALEGVRYYEPKEHGEEKYYAKVYRRLRQLKQDGNVEP, translated from the coding sequence ATGCGAAAAACGACGGAACCGTTGGCGGTGCGGATGCGGCCACGGACGATCGATGATATCGTCGGGCAGGCGCATATCATCGGGCCAGGGACGCCGCTTTACAAAATGGTGAAAAAAGGGTATGTGCCATCGCTGCTGCTTTACGGGGAGCCAGGGACAGGAAAGACGTCGCTCGCTTACGCCATCGCCCGCACCGCCGGGCGGGAGTTGGTCGCCATCAACGCGACGTCATCCGGGAAAAAGGAGATCGAGGAAGCGGCCGAAGCGGCGCGCTGGTCGGGCCATGTCCTTTTGTTTATCGACGAAATTCACCGTCTGAATAAGGCGCAGCAAGATGTTTTGCTTCCGCATCTTGAATCCGGGCTCGTGACATTGATCGGGGCGACGACGGAAAACCCGTTTCATGAGGTGAACCCAGCGATCCGCAGCCGGTGCGGGCAAATTCAGCAGTTAAAGCGGCTTCAGTCGGCTGATTTACTCGTGATTTTGAAACGGGCGCTCACCGATCCGGAACGCGGGGTCGGAGAGACGCCGGTGATCATCGATGAGGCGCTGTTATGGCGCATCGCCGAGGCGGCCGGCGGGGATGCGCGCGCCGCGCTCTCGCTTCTTGAGGCGGCGGTCGCCGCAGCCGATGAGCGCGACGGCTCCCTGTATATCGATGAAGCGATCATCGCGTCATGCACCGCGAATCGCGGGTTTACTCATGACAAGTACGGCGATACATACTATTCGCTGCTTTCCGCGTTTCAAAAAAGCGTGCGCGGCAGCGACGCTGATGCCGCGCTTCATTATTTGGCGCGGCTGCTTGAAGGAGGGGATTTAGCCGCCGTCTGTCGGCGGCTGCTCGTCATCGCCTACGAAGATATCGGGCTCGCTAACCCGATGATGGGGGTGAAAGTGCAGGCGGCCGTCGCGGCAGCGGAGCGGATCGGGCTGCCGGAGGCGCGCATTCCGCTTGCGGTTATAACAGTTGAGCTTTGTTTGAGCCCGAAATCCAACAGCGCTTACAAGGCGCTCGATGCGGCGCTCGCTGATGTGCGCGCCGGAAAGCTTGGTGAGATTCCGGATCATTTAAAAGACGCCCATTATCAAGGAGCGGCTGTGCTCGGACATGGACAAGGCTACTTATACCCGCACGATTATCCAAACGGTTGGGTGGACCAAGCGTATTTGCCGGCCGCTCTTGAAGGCGTCCGCTACTATGAGCCGAAAGAGCATGGGGAGGAAAAATATTATGCCAAAGTGTACCGGCGGCTTCGGCAGTTGAAACAAGACGGCAATGTTGAGCCGTGA